GCCAAGGAGGCGGTGCTGCGCCCCCACGGCAAACCGCAGCCCGATCCGCTGCTGGCCGGCATGGAGCAACGCCTGCTCGACGCGATCAACCAGATGGGCTTCGGCGCCATGGGCACCGGTGGCGACTGCAGCGCCATGGCGGTCAACATCGACTACTCGGCCAGCCACGGCTTCGTGCCCGTGGCCGTGTGCCTGAACTGCTGGATCAACCGCCGCACCGCTGCGCGCATCCACGGCGATGGCCGCGTGGAAATGCTCTACGAGTGAGGCCTGCACGATGAGCCGCCTGCACGAACTGACCCTGCCCCTGTCCGAAGAACGCGTGCGCGACCTGCGCGTGGGCGACATGGTGACCCTCACCGGCGCGGTGACGGTGAGCATCGGCATTCCCACCCACAAGCGCATGGCCGAAGCGGTTCGCAAGGGCGAGGCCCTGCCCGTGGACCTGAACGGGGGCGCCTTCTTCCACCTCAGCACCTATGTGCGCGAGCAGGACGGCATCTCGGTGCCGCTCTATCTGAACCCGAGCACCAGCACGCGCTACAACGCCTGGATGCCCGACATCGTGCGAGGCCTGGGCCTGCGCCTCGTGGGCGGCAAAGGCGGGCTGGACGACGCCAGCGTGGCCGCGCTGCGCGAATGCGGCTGCGCCTACCTGTCGTTCCTGGGCGGCGGCCTGCCGCTGCTCTCGCGTGCGCTGCGCGGCGTGCGCAGCTCGCACTGGAACGAATACATCTCGCAATTCCGCCTGCTCACGCTGGACGTGGCGGCGCTCGGCCCTTGCACCGTGGCGATCGATGCCCACGGCGCGAGCATCTACGACAACCTGCGCGAACGCGCACAAGGGCGCATGCCCGACATCCTCGATCGGCTGCGCCGCGCGCGGCAAGCGACCTGAACGCCGGGTCGCGACAGCGGTCACCTTTTCCCCACTCCCCTTCTCTCCAGGAAACACCATGATGATGAAACGCAGAACCTTCCAGACCGCCGTGGCCGCCGCTTGCCTGGCCGCTGGTTTCGCCGCCAGCGCCCCGGCACTGGCCCAGACCGGTGGCTGGCCCAACAAGCCGGTGCGCCTGGTCGTCCCCTTCCCGGCCGGCGGCAGCACCGACGTGGTGGCGCGCTTCATCGCACAAGGCCTGAGCGACAAGTTCGGCCAGTCCTTCGTGGTCGACAACCGCGGCGGCGCGGGCGGCAACATCGGCACCGACGCCGTGGCCAAGGCCGCGCCCGACGGCTACACGATCGGCCTGTCCACCTCCGGCCCGCTGGTGAACAACAAGTTCCTCTACAAGAACATGCCGTTCGACTCGGACAAGGACCTCGCGCCCATCGCACTGGTTTGCGAAATCCCGCTGGTGATCGCGAGCACCCCCAAGGTGTCGGCGAAGAACCTCAAGGAATTCATCCAGCAAGCCAAAGCCAAACCCGACGCCTACACCGTGGGCCAGCCGGGCAACGGCACCATCGGCCACCTGGCGCTGGAACAACTCTCGATGGTGACCAACACCAAGCTGTCCACGGTGGCCTACCGGGGCGACACGCCTCTCATGACCGACCTGCTGGGCGCCAACATCCAGGGTCTTTCGGCGCCGATCACGGCGTTCATTCCCAACCTCGCTTCGGGCAAGCTCAACGGTCTGGCCGTGACCTCGGCCACGCGCTTCCCTGGTCTGCCGAACATTCCGACCGCCAAGGAGCAAGGCATCGACATGGTCGCCACGGTGTGGTTCGCGGTCGTCGGCCCGGCCGGCACGCCGCCCGAGGTCATCAAGGCGCTCAACACCGAGATCAACAACATCGTCAGCTCCACGTATGGCAAGGCCAAGCTGCAGACCTACGGCGCCGTCGTCAACGTGGGCGCGCCCGACCTGCTGCGCAAGATGATCAACGAAGACT
The sequence above is a segment of the Hydrogenophaga sp. BPS33 genome. Coding sequences within it:
- a CDS encoding Bug family tripartite tricarboxylate transporter substrate binding protein; its protein translation is MKRRTFQTAVAAACLAAGFAASAPALAQTGGWPNKPVRLVVPFPAGGSTDVVARFIAQGLSDKFGQSFVVDNRGGAGGNIGTDAVAKAAPDGYTIGLSTSGPLVNNKFLYKNMPFDSDKDLAPIALVCEIPLVIASTPKVSAKNLKEFIQQAKAKPDAYTVGQPGNGTIGHLALEQLSMVTNTKLSTVAYRGDTPLMTDLLGANIQGLSAPITAFIPNLASGKLNGLAVTSATRFPGLPNIPTAKEQGIDMVATVWFAVVGPAGTPPEVIKALNTEINNIVSSTYGKAKLQTYGAVVNVGAPDLLRKMINEDSKKWQKVISTANVKLD
- a CDS encoding fumarate hydratase C-terminal domain-containing protein, with translation MSRLHELTLPLSEERVRDLRVGDMVTLTGAVTVSIGIPTHKRMAEAVRKGEALPVDLNGGAFFHLSTYVREQDGISVPLYLNPSTSTRYNAWMPDIVRGLGLRLVGGKGGLDDASVAALRECGCAYLSFLGGGLPLLSRALRGVRSSHWNEYISQFRLLTLDVAALGPCTVAIDAHGASIYDNLRERAQGRMPDILDRLRRARQAT